One Algibacter sp. L3A6 genomic region harbors:
- a CDS encoding pyruvate dehydrogenase complex E1 component subunit beta — MKTIQFREAICEAMSEEMRRDESIYLMGEEVAEYNGAYKASKGMLDEFGAKRVIDTPIAELGFAGIAIGSTMTGNRPIVEYMTFNFSLVGIDQIINNAAKIRQMSGGQFNCPIVFRGPTGSAGQLGATHSQAFENWFANTPGLKVVVPSNPYDAKGLLKASIRDDDPVIFMESEQMYGDKGEVPEGEYIIPLGVADIKREGTDVTIVSFGKIIKEAYKAADELEKEGISCEIIDLRTVRPMDRKAIVESVKKTNRLVILEEAWPFGNVATEITYLVQSEAFDYLDAPIIKINTADTPAPYSPVLLEEWLPNKDEVIKAVKKVLYK; from the coding sequence GCGTCGTGACGAAAGCATTTACTTAATGGGCGAGGAAGTAGCTGAATATAATGGTGCTTACAAAGCATCGAAAGGAATGCTAGATGAGTTTGGAGCAAAACGTGTTATTGATACACCAATTGCAGAGCTTGGTTTTGCAGGTATAGCAATTGGTTCTACCATGACAGGTAACCGCCCGATTGTAGAATACATGACATTTAACTTCTCTTTAGTAGGAATTGATCAAATTATAAACAACGCAGCAAAAATTAGACAAATGTCTGGTGGGCAATTTAACTGCCCTATTGTTTTTCGTGGACCAACAGGTTCTGCAGGACAATTAGGAGCAACACACTCACAAGCTTTTGAGAACTGGTTTGCTAACACACCTGGTTTAAAAGTTGTTGTGCCATCTAATCCTTATGACGCAAAAGGACTTTTAAAAGCATCTATTCGCGACGACGATCCGGTTATTTTTATGGAAAGTGAGCAAATGTATGGTGATAAAGGTGAAGTGCCAGAAGGTGAATACATTATTCCATTAGGTGTTGCCGACATTAAGCGTGAAGGTACCGATGTTACTATTGTTTCTTTTGGTAAAATTATAAAAGAAGCTTACAAAGCTGCAGACGAATTAGAGAAAGAAGGTATTTCTTGTGAAATTATCGATTTACGTACCGTTCGTCCAATGGATAGAAAAGCAATTGTAGAATCTGTTAAGAAAACAAACAGATTAGTTATTTTAGAAGAAGCATGGCCTTTTGGAAATGTTGCTACTGAAATTACTTATTTAGTACAAAGTGAAGCTTTCGATTATTTAGACGCTCCAATTATCAAAATAAACACCGCAGATACACCTGCACCTTATTCTCCTGTTCTTTTAGAAGAATGGTTACCGAATAAAGACGAGGTTATAAAGGCTGTGAAAAAAGTTTTATACAAATAA
- a CDS encoding DUF5686 and carboxypeptidase-like regulatory domain-containing protein, whose translation MKTKLVLLFFFFGLLSIVAQTKVSGYIFDEYKEPVSFANVLFKGSTQGTITDENGKFYLESDETWSNLIVSFIGYETLDVPLTKKVNYDLNFTLKEEASALDQVLIVTGKQSKKNNPAIDLLRKIWENKRSNGLKQFKQYQYDKYEKVEFDINTIDSALIKSKLFRGMEFVFDQVDTSNVTGKTYLPMFINEAVSTVYGDNIINKEKNDLKGNKNSGFSDNQIIIDFVDDLYNDFDVYDNYLKFFDKSFVSPLSKTGINTYNYVLSDSSFIDNKWCYNIIYYPRRKNELTFKGDFWVADTTYAIKEINLQASKSANINWVKDIYIEQEFEVLNDSLFLVKRDYMMSDFAFSKKEKSRGVYGKRTTLYNNYVFDKEKDKKFYDVEVYNFDKDVYDRDDTFWSENRLESLNKDEQGVYKMLDTLKTVKKFKRLYNLGSILTSGYIEFNSLPLDYGPIFSTFGFNEVEGLRLRAGGRTYFGKNDLWRLEGFMAYGFRDDKVKYGISGKWLVDKKSRLIISGGNRRDVEQIGASLTTSSDVLGRSLASSSVVGTSTNDKLTSINLTSLAVEAEPWRNVIFRLGGNYRTLESASPTFSLDYNTPDGLESEIKQFESSLSMSYFPKRKMTGFGVERLNANDDYARLFAQITRGDKAIFDGDFNYTKLQFSYIQPWQIGGFGRLTTTVEAGKTFGEVPLGLLSVIPGNQSYFSIYNTFSQLDFYEFVSDTYGSVHLEHNFNGRLFSRIPFLRKLNLREIVSFRGVIGELSDENFALSNTGLPNSIPLAAPSKKPYYEYGFGIGNIFKVFRIDFNFRGNYLNEVEYPDARKFGVTGSFGFNF comes from the coding sequence ATGAAAACGAAATTAGTTTTATTATTTTTCTTTTTTGGATTGCTTTCTATTGTAGCGCAAACCAAAGTGAGCGGTTATATTTTTGACGAATATAAAGAGCCCGTATCTTTTGCAAACGTCTTATTTAAAGGATCGACCCAAGGAACAATAACCGATGAAAACGGGAAATTCTATTTAGAATCTGACGAAACATGGAGTAACCTTATTGTATCCTTTATAGGTTACGAAACTCTAGATGTGCCTTTAACTAAAAAGGTGAATTACGATTTAAATTTCACGTTAAAAGAAGAAGCCTCTGCCTTAGACCAAGTATTGATTGTTACAGGCAAGCAATCTAAAAAAAACAACCCTGCCATAGATTTACTTCGTAAAATTTGGGAAAACAAACGTAGCAATGGCTTAAAACAGTTTAAACAATACCAATACGATAAATACGAAAAAGTAGAATTCGATATTAACACCATAGACAGCGCCTTAATAAAAAGCAAGCTATTTAGAGGTATGGAATTCGTTTTCGACCAAGTTGATACTTCTAATGTTACAGGTAAAACCTATTTACCTATGTTTATAAACGAGGCTGTATCTACCGTTTATGGCGACAATATTATAAATAAAGAAAAAAACGATTTAAAAGGAAACAAAAACTCTGGGTTTAGTGATAACCAAATAATAATCGATTTTGTAGACGACCTTTATAACGACTTTGATGTTTACGATAACTACCTTAAGTTTTTCGATAAAAGTTTTGTAAGTCCTTTATCTAAAACAGGTATTAACACTTACAACTACGTCCTATCCGATAGCTCTTTTATTGATAATAAATGGTGTTACAACATTATTTACTATCCGCGTAGAAAAAACGAACTGACTTTTAAAGGAGATTTTTGGGTTGCCGATACTACCTATGCTATTAAAGAAATTAATTTACAAGCTTCAAAAAGCGCAAATATAAACTGGGTAAAAGACATTTATATTGAACAAGAATTTGAAGTACTAAACGATTCTTTATTTTTAGTGAAACGTGATTACATGATGAGTGATTTCGCTTTTAGTAAAAAAGAAAAATCGCGTGGTGTTTACGGAAAGCGTACTACTTTGTACAACAATTACGTATTTGATAAAGAGAAAGATAAAAAATTCTACGATGTTGAAGTTTACAATTTCGATAAAGATGTTTACGATCGTGATGATACCTTTTGGTCGGAAAATCGTTTAGAAAGTTTAAATAAAGATGAGCAAGGTGTTTACAAAATGCTCGATACTTTAAAAACAGTTAAAAAATTTAAACGCCTATATAATTTAGGAAGTATTTTAACCTCAGGTTATATCGAGTTTAACTCATTACCTCTAGATTACGGACCAATATTTTCAACCTTTGGATTTAATGAAGTTGAAGGTTTACGCTTGCGTGCAGGTGGTAGAACATATTTTGGAAAAAACGATTTATGGCGTTTAGAAGGTTTTATGGCTTATGGCTTTAGAGATGATAAAGTAAAGTATGGCATTTCTGGAAAATGGCTAGTTGATAAAAAGAGTCGTTTAATTATTTCTGGAGGAAACAGACGCGATGTAGAACAAATTGGGGCGAGCTTAACCACAAGCTCTGATGTTTTAGGACGAAGCTTAGCATCATCTTCTGTAGTAGGCACAAGCACCAACGACAAGTTAACCTCTATAAACTTAACCAGTTTAGCTGTTGAAGCAGAACCATGGCGCAATGTTATTTTTAGATTAGGTGGTAACTACCGTACTTTAGAATCGGCATCTCCAACCTTTAGTTTAGACTACAATACGCCTGATGGATTAGAATCGGAAATTAAACAATTCGAATCGTCTTTATCAATGTCTTATTTTCCAAAACGGAAAATGACAGGTTTTGGTGTAGAGCGTTTAAATGCTAACGATGATTATGCGCGCCTTTTTGCGCAAATAACGCGGGGAGATAAAGCCATATTCGATGGAGATTTTAACTATACTAAACTTCAGTTCTCATATATCCAACCTTGGCAAATTGGTGGCTTTGGCCGCTTAACCACAACGGTAGAAGCAGGTAAAACCTTTGGTGAAGTACCATTAGGTTTATTAAGCGTTATTCCAGGAAACCAATCGTATTTTTCAATATACAATACCTTTTCTCAATTGGACTTTTACGAGTTTGTTTCAGACACTTATGGATCTGTACATTTAGAACATAATTTTAACGGACGTTTATTTTCTAGAATCCCGTTTTTACGTAAACTAAATTTAAGAGAAATAGTGAGTTTCCGTGGGGTTATAGGTGAGTTGTCTGATGAGAACTTCGCATTAAGTAACACAGGTTTACCAAATAGTATTCCGTTAGCAGCACCGTCTAAAAAGCCATACTACGAATATGGTTTTGGTATTGGAAACATTTTTAAAGTCTTTAGAATAGATTTTAATTTTAGAGGAAATTACTTAAATGAAGTTGAATATCCAGACGCTAGAAAGTTTGGAGTTACCGGAAGCTTCGGGTTTAACTTCTAG
- a CDS encoding DUF4270 family protein yields the protein MKQFFSVSLILMSLAFFMACEGDDTAVPVGEDWIQVDTKVYFIDSMTVNASTFKFDSIAVSNSSRLLVGAYTDDVFGKTKAKSYLQLAYPFESIDNEAIYDSIALILKYDNYFYNDTTQTQTINVFNILDDIKSDDDYFYNTTNFEASETAIGTKTFQPYPIKEDSLHITISDVFGKELYEKIRDNEITTSDEFLNQYKGLLVNPDDSNSSVLGFATSSFLRLYYSEDDEVEVEDSQTMEFYLNSTNSFHNVSSDYIGTYFSDLESEETQLFSTDTDDNSFAQSGTGLATRIDIPYVERINDIEGNGSVLNASLKISIKQNSSTDNLSIRDSLSVFLIDRKGDIYSTLTNAAGETTYGLLEAYDEEFKTLTYSIPVTYFLNLKLDATYNDNLYLAIYGQDFNQSVDRYIFNGEEASSEDLKLKLELTYAIYED from the coding sequence ATGAAACAGTTCTTTTCTGTGTCATTAATTCTTATGAGCCTAGCATTTTTTATGGCTTGTGAAGGAGATGATACCGCAGTTCCCGTGGGAGAAGATTGGATACAAGTAGATACTAAAGTCTACTTTATCGATTCTATGACGGTAAATGCTTCTACCTTTAAGTTCGATTCTATTGCGGTTTCTAATAGTAGTAGACTATTAGTTGGCGCTTATACCGATGACGTTTTCGGGAAAACTAAAGCAAAAAGTTATTTGCAATTGGCATACCCTTTTGAAAGTATTGATAATGAAGCAATTTACGATTCTATCGCGCTAATTTTAAAGTACGACAACTACTTTTATAACGACACTACGCAAACGCAAACCATTAACGTTTTTAATATTTTAGATGATATTAAAAGTGATGATGATTATTTTTATAACACAACCAATTTTGAGGCTAGTGAAACGGCTATCGGAACAAAAACATTTCAGCCTTACCCAATAAAAGAAGATTCGCTTCATATTACTATTAGCGACGTTTTTGGAAAGGAGTTATATGAAAAAATAAGAGATAATGAAATCACTACAAGCGATGAGTTTTTAAATCAATATAAAGGACTTTTAGTAAATCCAGACGATAGCAATTCTAGTGTTTTAGGGTTTGCAACTAGTAGTTTTTTGCGTTTATACTACTCGGAAGATGATGAGGTTGAAGTTGAGGATAGCCAAACTATGGAGTTTTACTTAAACTCTACCAACAGCTTTCATAATGTTTCTAGCGATTATATCGGAACTTATTTTTCAGATTTAGAAAGTGAAGAAACACAACTTTTTAGTACAGATACCGATGATAATAGTTTTGCACAATCGGGAACAGGTTTAGCGACTCGAATTGATATTCCTTATGTGGAACGCATTAATGATATTGAAGGAAATGGAAGCGTTTTAAATGCCAGTTTAAAGATTTCTATTAAGCAAAATTCATCTACCGATAACTTATCTATTCGCGATTCGTTAAGTGTATTTTTAATTGATAGAAAAGGAGATATTTACAGCACGCTTACCAATGCTGCTGGTGAAACTACTTATGGTCTTTTAGAGGCTTATGATGAAGAATTTAAAACCTTAACCTATTCTATTCCTGTTACGTATTTTCTAAACTTAAAGTTAGATGCCACGTATAATGATAATTTATATTTAGCTATTTACGGACAAGATTTCAATCAATCTGTTGACCGCTATATTTTTAATGGAGAAGAAGCTTCGAGCGAAGATTTAAAACTGAAACTAGAATTAACTTATGCCATTTATGAAGACTAA
- a CDS encoding Kelch repeat-containing protein translates to MKNKLKVLLGLGVFIGLFVSCSSDDDDEERGNWIERSIFDGVPRSNAASFVIDNLGYMGTGYDGDDYLNDFWQYNIEGNYWSQKANFPGSERSSASGMEIDGDGYIGVGYDGLDELSDFYKYDVASNSWSQIADFGGGVRRAAVSFGVSGNGYVGTGYDGDNDLKDFWKYTPGTDTWSELVGFGGDKRRDATTFTIDDKVYLGTGVSNGAYKTDFWVFDPTTEVWSSLTDLDDDDDYNVVRSNAVGFSMSGLGYIATGYYGGAMTSIWEYDPINDDWEEITNLEATARQDAVAFSTGSRAFVSLGKTGTLYLDDTFEVFPQDDYDDED, encoded by the coding sequence ATGAAAAATAAATTAAAAGTCCTTTTAGGTTTAGGTGTTTTTATAGGTCTATTTGTAAGTTGCAGTAGCGATGATGATGACGAAGAGCGTGGAAACTGGATAGAACGCTCAATTTTTGATGGTGTTCCAAGAAGTAATGCAGCTAGTTTTGTGATAGACAATTTAGGTTACATGGGCACTGGATATGATGGTGACGATTACTTGAACGATTTTTGGCAATATAATATTGAAGGAAACTATTGGTCTCAAAAGGCAAATTTCCCAGGTAGCGAACGTAGTTCTGCTTCTGGAATGGAAATTGACGGCGATGGTTACATTGGTGTTGGTTATGATGGTTTAGATGAATTAAGCGATTTTTACAAATATGATGTTGCTTCTAACTCATGGTCTCAAATAGCAGACTTTGGTGGTGGCGTTAGACGTGCTGCTGTAAGTTTTGGTGTTAGCGGTAATGGTTATGTTGGTACAGGTTATGATGGTGATAACGATTTAAAAGATTTTTGGAAATACACTCCAGGAACCGATACATGGAGCGAACTTGTAGGTTTTGGCGGCGATAAAAGAAGAGATGCAACAACCTTTACTATAGACGATAAAGTTTACTTAGGCACAGGAGTTAGCAACGGTGCTTATAAAACAGATTTCTGGGTGTTCGATCCTACAACTGAAGTTTGGTCTAGCTTAACCGATTTAGACGATGACGATGATTACAATGTAGTACGCTCTAACGCTGTAGGTTTTAGCATGAGCGGATTAGGATATATTGCTACCGGCTATTACGGTGGTGCCATGACCTCTATTTGGGAGTACGACCCTATTAATGACGACTGGGAAGAAATTACAAACCTAGAAGCTACTGCAAGACAAGATGCTGTTGCTTTTTCTACAGGAAGCCGCGCTTTTGTAAGTTTAGGAAAAACAGGTACTTTATACTTAGATGATACATTCGAAGTGTTCCCTCAGGATGATTATGATGATGAAGATTAA
- a CDS encoding DUF4907 domain-containing protein produces MFRRKIILVLVVALVLISGLYMANSDIFEASNPYKTEVFKVENGFGYQINYNSKLLIKQEYIPAVQLNKTFCTEQDANSVAQLVSEKLNNKENPQITLENLNQLNIALNCNN; encoded by the coding sequence ATGTTTAGAAGAAAAATAATATTAGTTTTAGTGGTAGCTTTGGTGCTAATTAGTGGATTGTATATGGCTAATTCCGATATATTTGAAGCATCTAACCCTTATAAGACTGAAGTTTTTAAAGTTGAAAATGGTTTTGGATATCAAATAAATTATAATTCGAAATTACTCATTAAACAAGAATACATTCCGGCCGTTCAATTAAACAAAACGTTTTGCACAGAGCAAGATGCAAATAGTGTGGCTCAATTGGTTAGTGAAAAACTAAATAATAAAGAAAATCCACAGATAACGCTAGAAAACTTAAACCAGTTAAACATAGCACTTAACTGCAACAATTAA